One genomic region from Quercus robur chromosome 4, dhQueRobu3.1, whole genome shotgun sequence encodes:
- the LOC126721021 gene encoding chlorophyll a-b binding protein 8, chloroplastic encodes MATQALVSSSLTSSVEAARKVLGARSSIGSSRKASFSVRAATTPPVKQGADRPLWFASKQSLTYLDGSLPGDYGFDPLGLSDPEGTGGFIEPRWLAYGEVINGRYAMLGAVGAIAPEILGQLGLIPQETALPWFKTGVIPPAGTYNYWADPYTLFVFELALMGFAEHRRFQDWYNPGSMSKQYFLGLEKYLGGTDNPAYPGGPLFNPLGLGKDEKSLNDLKLKEIKNGRLAMLAILGYFVQALVTGVGPYQNLLDHLADPVNNNILTSLKFH; translated from the exons atggcaACACAAGCACTTGTATCATCATCTCTGACCTCTTCAGTGGAGGCAGCTAGGAAGGTACTTGGAGCAAGATCTTCAATTGGGTCCTCAAGAAAAGCTTCCTTTTCAGTAAGGGCAGCAACCACTCCACCTGTTAAG CAAGGAGCAGATAGACCCTTGTGGTTTGCATCCAAGCAGAGTCTTACTTACTTGGACGGCAG CCTCCCTGGTGACTATGGATTCGACCCTCTAGGCCTCTCGGACCCAGAGGGTACAGGCGGGTTCATTGAGCCCAGATGGTTAGCCTATGGTGAGGTAATCAACGGACGTTATGCCATGTTGGGTGCAGTGGGTGCCATAGCACCCGAGATTTTGGGGCAGCTTGGCCTCATTCCTCAGGAAACAGCCCTCCCTTGGTTCAAAACTGGAGTCATCCCACCGGCCGGGACATACAACTACTGGGCAGACCCTTACACACTTTTTGTATTTGAGTTGGCACTGATGGGATTTGCAGAGCACAGGAGGTTCCAAGACTGGTACAATCCAGGGTCTATGAGCAAACAGTACTTCTTGGGGTTAGAGAAGTATTTGGGAGGGACTGATAACCCAGCCTACCCTGGCGGACCCTTGTTTAACCCACTTGGCCTTGGAAAGGATGAGAAGTCATTGAATGACTTGAAGCTCAAGGAGATCAAGAATGGAAGGTTGGCCATGTTGGCTATCTTGGGTTACTTTGTACAAGCTCTTGTTACAGGCGTTGGACCTTACCAAAACCTCTTGGATCATCTGGCTGACCCTGTCAACAACAATATCTTGACGAGCCTCAAGTTCCATTAA
- the LOC126721020 gene encoding transmembrane 9 superfamily member 12 produces MALSKPFLKWVFLFLVILSAHTTCNAFYLPGSYMHTYSPRDSIFAKVNSLTSIETELPFSYYSLPYCKPHEGIKKSAENLGELLMGDQIDNSPYRFRMNVNETVYLCTTQPLKENEVKLLKQRTRDLYQVNMILDNLPAMRYSRQNDVSIQWTGYPVGFTQNNKEDYIINHLKFKVLVHEYEGSGVEIIGTGEEGMGVISTDADKRKASGFEIVGFEVVPCSVKHDPEAMLKHKMYDNVNPVTCPSELDRSQIIREQERVSFTYDVEFVKSDIRWPSRWDAYLKMEGARVHWFSILNSVMVIFFLAGIVFVIFLRTVRRDLTRYEELDKESQAQMNEELSGWKLVVGDVFREPNCPKLLCVMVGDGVQILGMAIVTIVFAAFGFLSPASRGMLLTGMIVLYLFLGIAAGYVGVRLWRTLKGTSEGWKSVSWSVACFFSGIVFAILTALNFILWGSKSTGAIPISLYFLLLFLWFCVSVPLTLLGGLLGTRAEAIQYPVRTNQIPREIPARKYPSWLLVLGAGTLPFGTLFIELFFILTSIWLGRFYYVFGFLLIVLLLLVIVCAEVSVVLTYMHLCVEDWQWWWKAFFASGSVALYVFLYSINYLVFDLKSLSGPVSAILYLGYSLIMAFAIMLATGTIGFLMSFYFVHYLFSSVKID; encoded by the coding sequence ATGGCTTTATCAAAGCCATTCTTGAAATGGGTTTTCCTGTTCTTGGTTATTCTCTCTGCACATACTACTTGCAACGCATTTTACCTTCCTGGAAGCTATATGCACACATATTCGCCTCGGGATTCCATATTTGCCAAAGTCAATTCCTTGACTTCCATCGAAACCGAGCTTCCTTTCAGCTACTATAGTCTCCCTTACTGCAAACCCCATGAGGGTATCAAGAAAAGTGCTGAGAATCTCGGCGAGCTCCTCATGGGAGATCAGATCGATAACTCCCCATACCGATTCCGAATGAATGTTAATGAAACAGTTTACTTGTGTACTACCCAGCCGTTGAAGGAGAACGAGGTTAAGCTCTTGAAACAGAGAACCCGTGATTTGTATCAAGTGAatatgattcttgataacttGCCTGCCATGAGGTACTCTAGGCAAAATGATGTGAGCATTCAGTGGACTGGGTATCCTGTCGGGTTCACTCAAAATAATAAGGAAGATTACATCATTAATCATCTCAAGTTCAAGGTTTTGGTTCACGAGTACGAAGGGAGTGGTGTGGAGATCATTGGGACTGGGGAAGAAGGTATGGGGGTGATTTCGACTGATGCGGATAAGAGAAAGGCGTCCGGGTTTGAAATTGTTGGTTTTGAGGTTGTCCCTTGCAGTGTGAAGCATGATCCCGAAGCCATGCTGAAACATAAAATGTATGACAATGTTAATCCTGTGACCTGCCCTTCTGAGCTTGACAGGTCTCAGATAATACGGGAGCAAGAGAGGGTGTCATTCACCTATGACGTTGAATTTGTGAAAAGCGATATAAGGTGGCCATCGAGATGGGATGCTTATTTGAAGATGGAGGGTGCCCGAGTCCACTGGTTCTCTATCTTGAATTCAGTAATGGTTATCTTTTTCCTGGCTGGTATAGTTTTTGTTATATTCTTGAGGACAGTGAGAAGGGATCTAACAAGGTATGAGGAATTGGACAAAGAATCTCAAGCTCAGATGAATGAGGAGCTTTCTGGGTGGAAGCTTGTTGTTGGTGATGTCTTCAGAGAACCAAATTGCCCCAAGCTACTTTGCGTGATGGTCGGTGATGGGGTTCAGATTTTAGGGATGGCAATTGTCACTATTGTTTTTGCAGCTTTTGGTTTCTTGTCACCAGCTTCACGGGGAATGTTACTTACTGGAATGATTGTTCTGTATCTTTTCCTTGGAATTGCTGCTGGTTATGTTGGTGTACGCCTCTGGAGAACCTTAAAGGGAACTTCAGAAGGTTGGAAGTCTGTTTCCTGGTCGGTGGCATGCTTCTTTTCTGGAATTGTCTTTGCTATCCTCACGGCATTGAATTTCATTCTGTGGGGCAGCAAGAGTACTGGTGCCATTCCCATTTCCTTGTACTTTTTACTGCTGTTCCTCTGGTTCTGCGTTTCAGTGCCACTTACCCTCCTGGGAGGATTATTGGGGACACGAGCTGAGGCAATTCAGTACCCTGTGCGAACCAACCAGATCCCTAGGGAAATTCCTGCACGCAAATATCCATCATGGCTTCTTGTTCTTGGTGCTGGGACCCTGCCATTTGGAACCCTCTTTATTGAGCTATTCTTTATTCTTACTAGCATCTGGCTTGGCAGGTTTTATTATGTCTTTGGGTTCCTGCTGATTGTTCTTTTATTGCTAGTTATTGTTTGTGCTGAAGTGTCAGTGGTCCTCACCTACATGCATCTATGTGTGGAGGATTGGCAGTGGTGGTGGAAAGCTTTCTTTGCTTCAGGTTCAGTTGCCCTTTACGTGTTCCTGTACTCAATCAATTACTTGGTTTTTGACCTGAAAAGTTTGAGTGGGCCTGTGTCAGCCATTCTATATCTCGGCTATTCACTGATCATGGCATTTGCGATCATGTTGGCAACTGGCACCATTGGCTTCCTTATGTCTTTCTACTTTGTTCATTACCTATTCTCGTCCGTAAAGATTGATTAA